The sequence below is a genomic window from Pleurocapsa sp. PCC 7327.
GCGATTGAAAAGAACGCTCAGGAGTAACTTGTCGCCGTAAACTCCTGGCGGTACGGGACGATTATTTTCATCTACGACTTCAACGATCGCCAAGTCTTCAAATAGATGTAATCCTTGATGTAAATCGCATTCCGCCGCGATCGCGCCGACTTCGGTAGAGACATATTGGTTAAAAAGTTTTGCTTTCCAAGCTTTTTCAATTCGCTGCCGCATTTCGTCCGTCAGCACTTCGGAGGTACTAATGATGTAACTCGGTTCGATCTCAAGCCGCCCATCGAGCTGTTCGTCTGCTAGTAGGTAAAGTATGGAAGCATAAGCGACTAAAACTTCTGGCTGCCAAATATTGAGTTTCTCGGCGATGCGTTGTATCGGTTCGCTTGCATCTATGCGCAGTTCTCCTGCCCGGCGGACGGTAGCGCTAATTCTCGCCGACATGTGCCAAGGGGTTGAGGATGCAACGACAGCTGAGAGCATTGCTCCCTCTAGGGACATCATGTTTTGAGCGCGTACAAACGAAGCGAGGACGGTCGCCCACTCCCAAGGGTCGAACAGAAATAGTCCGGGACTTCCCGTGCAGCCCGATGTCGCGCTCACCCAATAGCGTCCCAGATATTCGTCCTTTCGTAAGTTCCGGATATGAGCTTCAACGTCGGTTCGACGAATAGTACGATCCGTGACCAACTCGTCAAAGCATTCCATCATCATTCCTTTAGTAAGGACGGGCAACGCTTGCAGGGGACGGTCGGTTAACCCGCGATGAAATTGCTGGTAAAAGGGCGATCGCGCATAAACATACTGGCGCAGGCGGCGCAACGCCTTGGCTTGGTACGCCTCTAATTGCTCGTGCGTCCAGCGATCGCGACGCTGTAGCTGCCAGCGCTTCAGCAGCATTCTTATCAAAATCTGGACGTTCATACTGTCCTCTTTTCCTCTCGCTCTTGCCGACTTTTAATCAAGGCTAAATAGTCGTCTCGGAAATAGCGCAGCGTACTCAAAATCGGATTGGGAGCAGATTGTCCCAAGCCACACAGACTGGTAGATTTAACCATGTCGCACAACTCTTCGAGTCGTTCTAGATCGGCAAGCAAGGCTCTACCTTCGCGAATCTTCGTCAGCAACCGATATAACTGCACCGTACCGACGCGACAGGGAGTGCACTTGCCGCAGGATTCCTCCATGCAAAACTCCATGAAGTAGCGGGCAACATCGACCATGTTGGTATCTTTATCCATTACGATCGCGCCGCCAGAACCCATGATCGAACCGAGTTGTACTAAAGATTCGTAATCGACGGGCGTATCGAACGCCTCAGCGGGAATGCATCCCCCAGACGGCCCCCCCGTCTGTACCGCCTTTGCTTCACCGCCATCGGGAACGCCGCCGCCCATTTCCTCGACAATCTGCCGCAGGGTAGTTCCCATCGGCACTTCGATCAAACCTGTATTGCGAACTTTGCCTGCTAGGGCAAAGACTTTCGTTCCTTTGCTCTTTTCCGTGCCGATGCTGGCAAACCAGTCAGCACCCTTGCGAATAATCCAGGGAACGTTTGCCAAGGTTTCAACGTTGTTAATCAGCGTCGGATATCCCCATAAACCGGATTCGGCAGGATAGGGCGGACGCGGGCGAGGGGTGCCGCGCTTGCCTTCAATCGATGCCATTAATGCCGTTTCTTCGCCGCAGACATAAGCTCCCGCCCCAATGCGCAGATCGATGCGAAAGTCGAAGGGAGAATCAAAAATTTGGCTGCCCAACAAGCCGAGGCGTTGCGCTTGGCGAATTGCCATCTGAAGGCGGCTAATGGCTAGGGGATATTCGGCTCGAATATAGATATAGCCTTGGCTAGCGCCGATCGCATAAGCCGCGATCGCCATTCCTTCTAAGATGCGATGGGGATCGCTCTCCAAGACGCTGCGATCCATATAAGCACCGGGATCGCCTTCGTCGGCGTTGCAGATGACATACTTGCGATCGGCTTTTTCCTTGGCAACCGTCGCCCATTTTAATCCCGTGGGATACCCCGCGCCGCCGCGTCCCCGCAAACCGCTACGAGTAATTTCTTCTATGACCTCGTTGGGTTTCATCTCGTGCAAGACGTGGTAAAGCGCTTGATAGCCCGATACCGCGATGTAGGCTTCAATCCGTTCCGGATCGATCTTGCCGCTATTTTCTAGCACGATCGGCAGTTGCCGCGTAAAAAATGGATGCTTGAGGTCGCCTTTTTGACAGGTTGCTTCTTTCCCATCGAGGGCGGCGGCGATAATAGAAGGAGCATCGTCTGGGGTAACTTTTTCGTAGAGCGTCCCTTCCGGATCGACTCCTACTAGCGCTCCCTGACAGCACAAACCCATACAGCCAACGCCGCATACCCGAATGCGATCGCTCAACTGGGCTTGGTCAACTGCTTTCTCAAGACTTTCTTTCACAGCAGCCGAGTTAGCCGACATACACCCCGCCGCCATGCAACAACGAATTTGGATGGGTTTTTGAGAGGCGCGTTCGCGATCGGCAATTTCTAGTAGTTCGCTCAAATCCATATTCCAGCCATCTCCTTGCCACGACTGGTTTAGTTCTATGTTTAGTTCTATCTTGAAGTTAGACCAGGATGTTGAGGAACTTGTGAGGAAAGCATCGAACTACTGAGATGGGAAATGATTGAATAGTTCAAAAACTTGTCGGCAAAAATGTTTGAGTCTTTCAGCTACATCGGCTGCTGGCTGATAATCGCCGACTAACTGCCAGTTATCGATGGTTGAGAGTCGCCAAGCCTGTCCCTGATAATTGAATCCTACAGTTTCTATCCCGATCAATCTTTGGAACTTATCTTCAGGATCTTGGTGAAAGCGAATCTGTACCAGAATACTGCGACTTTGGAATCTCGGACTCCATCCAGGAAAATGAAAGCCAATATCGATAGAATGGGGATCGACCCACTCGCGAGTATCGGGATCGTTGCGCCAAGGTTTTAAATCGGCTCTGGCATCAGGAAATGCAGCCTTAAATAAATTGACGACTGCTGCAATTTTAGTGGTTATTTCTAATCCTTTCGCTTGCTCTGATGCATTCATGCCCGCCCTCCTACTATGAGTCACTCAGGATTGTTAAAGGACTTTATTATTTATTACAAGTTAAACCAAAATGATTTACTGTATCCCTTGGCAGGATTTAAAGAGAATCGGCTTAGAACAAGTTGCGAGGAGTTTCCTACCAGGTTGCTCAAAGTGCCAACAAGCAGTAAGGTGACAGAAAATAAAATGAATTGATAAATAAGGATAACAAACCCCAGTGGCAATAGTAGAAAATTCTCTTATAGTTGGTTCGCTCGCCTGGTTTTATCGAGAAGTTGTCCCAAATCGAGAAAGCGATAAGCCACCCGTCTTGTTGCTGCATGGTTTACCCGCTCAAAGTTATACCTGGCGCAAAGTTATGCCAGCTTTAGCCGAATATGGATTTAGAGCGATCGCGCCTGATTGGATTGGTTCTGGTTTTTCGGCTAAACCAGAAAAACGAGATTTTGCTTATACCCCAAATGCCTATCTAGAAACACTCTCTGCTTTTATTCAATCTTTAGCCATTAACAAGTTTTCCCTCGTCGTTCAGGGATTTCTCGCTTCGGTTGGTTTGCAGTACGCTTTGCGCAATTCAGACGCGATCGATCGCTTAGTTATCATTAATACTCCTTTGTTCCCTACAGCTAAATTACCCTGGAAAATGCAACAGTGGGGACTGCCTCTGATTGGAGATATGTTAACTCAAGATCCCCTATTGGTCGATCGCACTTTGGAGGGAGGAAGCGGATTTGTCATTGCTGATAAGGATTTAGATATCTACCGCCAACCCTTTCTCAAAAGTTCTGCGGCAGGACGCGCTTTAGTGGCTACAATCAAAAACTTAAAACTTTCCGAAACCCTAGCAGAGGTGGAATCTGGCTTTTCTAGTTGGGAAAAACCCACCCTAATGATCTGGGGAATGGCAGATCCCTGGCTTTCTGTTGAAGATGCCCAAAAGTTAGCCAATTCTAAACCAAATGTAGAATTGGCTAAGCTAGAGGAAGCCAAACATTATCCTCAAGAACATTGGTCAAAAGAAGTTGGAGGTGAAATTGCTAACTTTTTACGCCGTCAGGTAGTTTGACTATTCGGTTAACCCAGGCATAAATGAAATTAAAATCTAACTTGGCTACCAGAAGCCATCCAACCATGACAGTGTAGATTTTGTACAACAGAAACCATGTCTCGCTCTCGTCCCTATCAACCTTTGTTGCTCCGAATCCTTCACGGTTTTAATGCTTTCATTGCTGTTTTGGCAATTATTACCTCATTTTGGGTCTACAATACCTACGACGGTCGTTTGATTCGGATTCCGCTACCCAAAATTAACGACATTATCAGCATTCACGGCACATTTGGTTTAACTTTTCTGTTGATTATGCCTGCCTTGGCAATCTACAGTTTTCATTGGGGTCAAAAACGTTTAGTTCAAGCCGACTCGTTGGCAAAACTGACGCAGGTAGGTAAACCCATTTGGTGGTACACTCTTCATCGAATAGTCAATACCTTAATGTTAATTGCAGCTACTTTTGCTCTCATCACGGGAAGACAGATGAAGGAAGAATGGCTTCCTGCTGGAGAATTACATCATATTTGGTATCAACTACATCTGTTGGGATGGGGAATTTTAACCTGTTGTCTCTTCATCCACCTACTCATGTCAGTTAAGGTTGGCGGAATCGCGCTAATCGTATCGATGTTTGAGTGGCAGCATAAACCAGAAGATTCGCCTCGCCTGTGGTGGCAAAAAGTCCGTTCTCTCTTACATCGCGAGAAACCATAAAATCGATGAAGCAAAGGAATTTAATTCTTATAGGGGTAGAAATTTTGGTGATGGCAGGGATTGTTTTTGCCTTTGTTTCCCCTTTGTTTTCTCCTTCAGAAACAGAAGATGAAACATCATCTCGCATCCGCGCGATCGCTCTTAAAATAAATACAAAATCATCTATCCACTCTTGATAATTCCTTAACTGGATTTAAGATCGTGTCCGATGTTGATAGAACGGAAATATTAGCAACTAACGAGGCTTTTTATCAAGCTTTTGAGAAAAAAGATATTAAGGCAATGAGCCTAGTCTGGTGGCAAGGCGGTAGTCTGTGCATTCATCCCGGCGGTAACGTGTTAAAGGGTTGGGAAGAAGTCCGTCACTCTTGGGAGCAAATTTTTCGCCATACTGACTATCTAGAAATTGGTATCGAGTTAGTCAATATAGAAATAGGCTCTCAAATTGCTTATGTCGTTCTTATTGAAACCATACTGCAAGTTAGCCGGGGCAGATCGTTTCAAGCTCAATCGACAGCAACTAATATTTTTGAGAAAATGGCTCAAAAATGGTATTTAGTTCACCATCATGGCAGTCCGATTATGCGTTGAGTAGAGACGCGAGCGCACTCCTACGACTATCATTATACAGCTAGGCTAGATCGTACAAGCTAAATTCCTCGCGAATGGCTGGCGTTAGAATTCGATGATCCAAAAAAGCTTTAAGTCGCAAAATTCGACTTTTAATCGAGATTTTTGGGTTTTGAGCTTGTCCGTAAAGAAGATTTTCTCCATGTTTAATGTAAACCGCACCAGCAAAAGGGAGGGTATCGAGAATTTTTCCTCTTTTTTCTAAAGTATTTTTGATTTCTCTGTGACGATAATATTTATAGATATGCCAGGTTAATTCTTCTTCTGTAAACTGTTCGGGAAGATCGTATAAGTCAGTTTTAATAATGGTACTGGTACC
It includes:
- a CDS encoding nuclear transport factor 2 family protein, which codes for MSDVDRTEILATNEAFYQAFEKKDIKAMSLVWWQGGSLCIHPGGNVLKGWEEVRHSWEQIFRHTDYLEIGIELVNIEIGSQIAYVVLIETILQVSRGRSFQAQSTATNIFEKMAQKWYLVHHHGSPIMR
- a CDS encoding phenylacetate--CoA ligase family protein; the protein is MNVQILIRMLLKRWQLQRRDRWTHEQLEAYQAKALRRLRQYVYARSPFYQQFHRGLTDRPLQALPVLTKGMMMECFDELVTDRTIRRTDVEAHIRNLRKDEYLGRYWVSATSGCTGSPGLFLFDPWEWATVLASFVRAQNMMSLEGAMLSAVVASSTPWHMSARISATVRRAGELRIDASEPIQRIAEKLNIWQPEVLVAYASILYLLADEQLDGRLEIEPSYIISTSEVLTDEMRQRIEKAWKAKLFNQYVSTEVGAIAAECDLHQGLHLFEDLAIVEVVDENNRPVPPGVYGDKLLLSVLFNRTQPLIRYELSDSVRMAADPCPCGRPYPLIEDIQGRREEILSLPATTGDEIKVHPHIFHQILDALPVSEWQVVRDASGLRILLSNPSNQVADSELVDALQRKLEKQGAIVPPITVKHVLQIPRNATGKVSRIASRVN
- the nuoF gene encoding NADH-quinone oxidoreductase subunit NuoF, with product MDLSELLEIADRERASQKPIQIRCCMAAGCMSANSAAVKESLEKAVDQAQLSDRIRVCGVGCMGLCCQGALVGVDPEGTLYEKVTPDDAPSIIAAALDGKEATCQKGDLKHPFFTRQLPIVLENSGKIDPERIEAYIAVSGYQALYHVLHEMKPNEVIEEITRSGLRGRGGAGYPTGLKWATVAKEKADRKYVICNADEGDPGAYMDRSVLESDPHRILEGMAIAAYAIGASQGYIYIRAEYPLAISRLQMAIRQAQRLGLLGSQIFDSPFDFRIDLRIGAGAYVCGEETALMASIEGKRGTPRPRPPYPAESGLWGYPTLINNVETLANVPWIIRKGADWFASIGTEKSKGTKVFALAGKVRNTGLIEVPMGTTLRQIVEEMGGGVPDGGEAKAVQTGGPSGGCIPAEAFDTPVDYESLVQLGSIMGSGGAIVMDKDTNMVDVARYFMEFCMEESCGKCTPCRVGTVQLYRLLTKIREGRALLADLERLEELCDMVKSTSLCGLGQSAPNPILSTLRYFRDDYLALIKSRQEREEKRTV
- a CDS encoding alpha/beta fold hydrolase gives rise to the protein MAIVENSLIVGSLAWFYREVVPNRESDKPPVLLLHGLPAQSYTWRKVMPALAEYGFRAIAPDWIGSGFSAKPEKRDFAYTPNAYLETLSAFIQSLAINKFSLVVQGFLASVGLQYALRNSDAIDRLVIINTPLFPTAKLPWKMQQWGLPLIGDMLTQDPLLVDRTLEGGSGFVIADKDLDIYRQPFLKSSAAGRALVATIKNLKLSETLAEVESGFSSWEKPTLMIWGMADPWLSVEDAQKLANSKPNVELAKLEEAKHYPQEHWSKEVGGEIANFLRRQVV
- a CDS encoding cytochrome b/b6 domain-containing protein; translation: MSRSRPYQPLLLRILHGFNAFIAVLAIITSFWVYNTYDGRLIRIPLPKINDIISIHGTFGLTFLLIMPALAIYSFHWGQKRLVQADSLAKLTQVGKPIWWYTLHRIVNTLMLIAATFALITGRQMKEEWLPAGELHHIWYQLHLLGWGILTCCLFIHLLMSVKVGGIALIVSMFEWQHKPEDSPRLWWQKVRSLLHREKP